Genomic segment of Peptococcaceae bacterium:
GGCACAGGTGCATCGGAGAAAGCATTACGCCAACCATGTTGGAAGCCAGGGCTGCGCTTCCCAGGGCCAGCAGGTTGGCGGGGCCGGCCAGGGTCACGATGATGGGCAGCGCAATGCTGACGCCGGCTATTGTCACTCCCGTCAGAAGCCCGACCAGCAAGGGGAAAATGACGGCGATAAACAGCGGGGAAAGGCCTGCTGCCCTGGAGAAAGCAGCAAGCCGGTCGATGCTGCCGCTTGCCACCAGCACGTCCTGTAAGTAAATAGCGCCAAAAACCATGTAAAGAAGGCGGATTTGAAAAGCCCCTTTCAAGATGGGCGGCACGGAAGGCCACTCTATCTTGTAAAACACGAAAATGAAGGTCACCACCAGCAGGAGGGCAATGAGAACGTTTATGTTGACCAGCAGCACGAGGATTACCACGGCGGCGACAGGCGCCAGCCCTTCCAGCACCTGTTTCCAGTTCTGGGTCGAAGAGCGGGGGGGAGCCTCCTTTTTTTCGCGCGCCGGGACGTTTTTGAAAAGGACCAGACCGGCCAGGACGGTGACGATGGTAAACGGAGACATGATCAGGATATACTTGCCGAGGGAGACGTTAAGGATTTCCACCGCCAGGAGGACGGCAGGGTACATGGGAAGAAAGTATTCCCAGATGTGCCGGTAGTAATAATTGATGGCCGCGTTCTGCTCGCCTGGCAGGTCCAGTTCCCTGGCCGCCTCTTCCACCAGG
This window contains:
- a CDS encoding DUF401 family protein is translated as MEFIKDAAVLALLVILFRKKVQIGHVFMVSALLFGLLHHLGPLQLGRLVLSSLTDPSSLNLFAALYLIIVLEAVMRRSGLIDRLVSGMKNLSGDPRFPMAALPAIIGLLPSPGGARLSAPLVEEAARELDLPGEQNAAINYYYRHIWEYFLPMYPAVLLAVEILNVSLGKYILIMSPFTIVTVLAGLVLFKNVPAREKKEAPPRSSTQNWKQVLEGLAPVAAVVILVLLVNINVLIALLLVVTFIFVFYKIEWPSVPPILKGAFQIRLLYMVFGAIYLQDVLVASGSIDRLAAFSRAAGLSPLFIAVIFPLLVGLLTGVTIAGVSIALPIIVTLAGPANLLALGSAALASNMVGVMLSPMHLCLVMSVEHFSADFGRSYFKFLLPEVLVIVFALIYAQVL